Proteins encoded by one window of Rutidosis leptorrhynchoides isolate AG116_Rl617_1_P2 chromosome 7, CSIRO_AGI_Rlap_v1, whole genome shotgun sequence:
- the LOC139857654 gene encoding glycine dehydrogenase (decarboxylating) A, mitochondrial: protein MERARRLANKAILRRLLSQTKHNPSSPALYSPSRYVSSLSPYVSTGTTTRTFKSETGFGSQVRSISIESLKPSDTFARRHNSATPDDQSKMAEFVGFPNLDSLIDATVPKSIRLQSMKYSKFDEGLTESQMIAHMQDLASKNQIFKSFIGMGYYNTSVPPVILRNIMENPGWYTQYTPYQAEIAQGRLESLLNFQTMVTDLTGLPMSNASLLDEGTAAAEAMAMCNNIQKGKKKTFIIASNCHPQTIDICKTRADGFDLKVLTADLKDFDYSSGDVCGVLVQYPGTEGELLDYGEFIKNAHANGVKVVMASDLLALTILKPPGEFGADIVVGSAQRFGVPMGYGGPHAAFLATSQEYKRMMPGRIIGVSVDSSGKPALRMAMQTREQHIRRDKATSNICTAQALLANMAAMFGVYHGPEGLKTIAQRVHGLAGTFAAGLKKLGTVQVQDLPFFDTVKITCENAGAIADEAYKHKMNLRIVDKNTITVSFDETTTIEDVDTLFKVFSLGKPVTFTAASIAPEVQDTIPSGLVRETPFLTHPIFNAYHTEHELLRYISKLQSKDLSLCHSMIPLGSCTMKLNATTEMMPVTWPAFADMHPFAPTEQAKGYQEMFKNLGDLLCSITGFDSFSLQPNAGAAGEYAGLMVIRAYHMARGDHNRNVCIIPVSAHGTNPASAAMCGMKIITVGTDSKGNINIEEVRKAAEANKDTLSALMVTYPSTHGVYEEGIDEICKIIHDNGGQVYMDGANMNAQVGLTSPGWIGADVCHLNLHKTFCIPHGGGGPGMGPIGVKKHLAPYLPSHPVVATGGIPAPEHSQPLGTISAAPWGSALILPISYTYIAMMGSQGITNASKIAILNANYMAKRLESHYPILFRGVNGTVAHEFIVDLRPLKTTAGVEPEDVAKRLIDYGFHGPTMSWPVPGTLMIEPTESESKAELDRFCDALISIREEIAEIEKGNVDINNNVIKGAPHPPHLLMADKWTKPYSREYAAYPAPWLRAAKFWPTTCRVDNVYGDRNLICTLQPPQEYEEKAEATA, encoded by the exons ATGGAACGTGCACGCAGGCTAGCAAACAAAGCCATTCTTAGGCGTCTGCTTTCACAAACTAAACACAACCCATCATCCCCTGCACTATATTCACCATCAAGGTATGTTTCTTCATTATCTCCATATGTATCTACTGGTACAACTACAAGAACCTTTAAATCAGAAACCGGGTTCGGTTCACAAGTTCGATCCATATCGATTGAATCATTGAAACCAAGTGATACTTTTGCACGTAGACATAACTCTGCCACCCCAGATGACCAATCCAAAATGGCTGAATTTGTTGGTTTCCCAAATCTTGATTCACTCATTGATGCAACTGTACCTAAATCTATCCGTTTACAATCAATGAAGTATTCTAAATTTGATGAAGGGTTAACTGAATCACAAATGATTGCACATATGCAAGATTTAGCTTCTAAAAATCAAATCTTTAAGTCTTTTATTGGTATGGGGTATTACAATACTTCTGTTCCTCCTGTTATATTAAGAAATATAATGGAGAACCCTGGTTGGTACACACAGTATACACCGTACCAAGCCGAAATCGCGCAGGGTCGACTCGAGTCCCTGTTAAATTTTCAAACTATGGTTACTGATCTAACCGGTTTGCCTATGTCGAATGCTTCGTTACTTGATGAAGGGACTGCAGCTGCAGAAGCTATGGCTATGTGTAATAACATTCAAAAGGGTAAAAAGAAGACCTTTATTATTGCAAGTAACTGTCACCCACAAACGATCGATATTTGTAAAACTAGGGCTGATGGGTTTGACTTAAAAGTGTTGACTGCTGATTTGAAAGACTTTGACTACTCGTCTGGTGACGTTTGTGGGGTGTTGGTTCAGTATCCAGGGACTGAGGGTGAGTTGTTGGATTACGGTGAGTTTATCAAGAATGCGCACGCGAATGGTGTGAAAGTTGTTATGGCTAGTGATTTGTTGGCCTTGACTATTTTGAAGCCGCCGGGTGAGTTTGGAGCTGATATTGTGGTCGGGTCGGCTCAACGGTTTGGGGTTCCGATGGGGTACGGTGGGCCCCATGCTGCGTTTCTTGCGACTTCACAAGAGTATAAAAGAATGATGCCTGGAAGAATTATTGGTGTTAGTGTTGATTCTTCGGGTAAACCTGCTTTACGTATGGCGATGCAGACTCGAGAGCAACATATCAGGAGGGATAAAGCAACCAGCAACATTTGCACAGCTCAG GCATTGCTTGCAAACATGGCTGCTATGTTTGGTGTATACCATGGACCCGAAGGCCTTAAGACCATAGCCCAACGGGTCCATGGTCTTGCGGGCACATTTGCAGCAGGATTGAAAAAACTCGGGACAGTACAAGTTCAAGATCTTCCATTTTTTGACACAGTGAAGATAACATGTGAAAATGCCGGTGCAATTGCAGATGAAGCTTACAAGCATAAGATGAATTTACGCATTGTGGATAAAAATACC ATCACTGTATCTTTTGatgagacaacaacaattgaagatGTTGATACTTTGTTTAAAGTTTTTTCCCTGGGGAAACCT GTGACCTTCACTGCTGCATCTATTGCACCAGAGGTTCAGGATACTATTCCTTCTGGGCTTGTAAGGGAGACTCCGTTTTTGACTCATCCTATTTTTAACGC TTACCATACGGAGCATGAGCTACTAAGATACATTAGTAAGTTGCAATCGAAGGATCTGTCTTTGTGCCACAGTATGATTCCCCTCGGATCTTGTACTATGAAGCTTAATGCGACTACAGAAATGATGCCTGTGACATGGCCCGCGTTTGCAGACATGCATCCTTTTGCTCCTACCGAACAAGCAAAGGGTTACCAG GAAATGTTCAAGAATTTGGGTGACCTGTTGTGTTCCATTACTGGATTTGATTCTTTCTCTTTGCAACCCAACGCCGGTGCTGCTGGAGAATATGCTGGATTGATGGTTATCCGAGCATATCATATG GCAAGAGGAGATCACAACAGGAATGTGTGCATTATTCCTGTATCGGCACACGGAACGAATCCCGCTAGTGCTGCTATGTGTGGAATGAAGATCATTACTGTAGGAACCGATTCCAAAGGTAACATTAATATCGAAGAGGTACGTAAGGCTGCTGAGGCGAACAAGGACACTTTATCTGCTCTTATG GTTACCTATCCTTCAACTCATGGAGTTTATGAGGAAGGTATTGATGAGATTTGTAAAATTATTCATGACAATGGAGGTCAAGTTTACATGGATGGAGCTAACATGAACGCACAG GTTGGACTAACAAGTCCGGGCTGGATTGGTGCTGATGTTTGTCATCTAAACCTGCACAAGACGTTCTGCATTCCACATGGTGGAGGTGGTCCCGGAATGGGTCCAATTGGTGTGAAGAAACACTTGGCACCATACTTGCCTTCACACCCAGTG GTGGCGACGGGTGGTATACCGGCCCCTGAACACAGTCAGCCACTTGGTACGATTTCTGCTGCACCGTGGGGTTCAGCACTTATCTTGCCTATATCATACACATACATTGCTATGATGGGTTCTCAAGGAATCACAAATGCATCAAAGATAGCTATCCTGAACGCAAATTATATGGCAAAACGTCTAGAG TCTCACTATCCAATTCTTTTCCGTGGTGTGAATGGAACGGTTGCTCATGAATTCATTGTTGATTTGAGACCACTGAAG ACTACTGCTGGAGTAGAGCCAGAAGATGTTGCTAAACGTCTTATTGACTACGGGTTCCATGGTCCCACAATGTCATGGCCAGTTCCAGGAACACTGATGATTGAACCCACTGAAAGTGAAAGCAAG GCGGAATTGGACAGGTTTTGTGATGCGTTGATCTCCATTAGAGAAGAAATAGCCGAGATTGAGAAAGGAAACGTTGATATCAACAACAACGTCATCAAG GGTGCTCCTCATCCGCCACATTTACTCATGGCTGATAAGTGGACGAAACCGTATTCTCGAGAATATGCAGCTTACCCTGCTCCCTGGCTTCGTGCTGCCAAATTCTGGCCTACTACAT GCCGGGTAGACAACGTGTATGGTGATCGCAACCTCATTTGCACCCTACAGCCACCACAAGAGTACGAAGAGAAAGCTGAAGCTACCGCTTAA